The proteins below are encoded in one region of Homo sapiens chromosome 2, GRCh38.p14 Primary Assembly:
- the CNNM3 gene encoding metal transporter CNNM3 isoform X1 — MAAAVAAAGRLGWLFAALCLGNAAGEAAPGPRVLGFCLEEDGAAGAGWVRGGAARDTPDATFLLRLFGPGFANSSWSWVAPEGAGCREEAASPAGEWRALLRLRLRAEAVRPHSALLAVRVEPGGGAAEEAAPPWALGLGAAGLLALAALARGLQLSALALAPAEVQVLRESGSEAERAAARRLEPARRWAGCALGALLLLASLAQAALAVLLYRAAGQRAVPAVLGSAGLVFLVGEVVPAAVSGRWTLALAPRALGLSRLAVLLTLPVALPVGQLLELAARPGRLRERVLELARGGGDPYSDLSKGVLRCRTVEDVLTPLEDCFMLDASTVLDFGVLASIMQSGHTRIPVYEEERSNIVDMLYLKDLAFVDPEDCTPLSTITRFYNHPLHFVFNDTKLDAVLEEFKRGKSHLAIVQKVNNEGEGDPFYEVLGLVTLEDVIEEIIRSEILDESEDYRDTVVKRKPASLMAPLKRKEEFSLFKVSDDEYKVTISPQLLLATQRFLSREVDVFSPLRISEKVLLHLLKHPSVNQEVRFDESNRLATHHYLYQRSQPVDYFILILQGRVEVEIGKEGLKFENGAFTYYGVSALTVPSSVHQSPVSSLQPIRHDLQPDPGDGTHSSAYCPDYTVRALSDLQLIKVTRLQYLNALLATRAQNLPQSPENTDLQVIPGSQTRLLGEKTTTAAGECQVVHRAWCLDLRAVSSHTQTCTLAAPPPSVFFLSFLPILFPSLYIYIYI; from the exons ATGGCGGCGGCGGTAGCTGCGGCGGGTCGGTTAGGCTGGTTGTTCGCCGCGCTCTGCCTGGGCAACGCCGCGGGGGAGGCCGCGCCGGGCCCGCGAGTGCTGGGCTTCTGCCTGGAGGAGGATGGAGCGGCGGGCGCGGGTTGGGTACGCGGAGGGGCGGCGCGGGACACGCCGGACGCCACCTTCCTCCTGCGCCTCTTCGGCCCGGGCTTCGCCAACAGCTCTTGGTCCTGGGTGGCCCCGGAGGGGGCGGGCTGCCGGGAGGAGGCGGCCTCCCCCGCGGGCGAGTGGCGCGCGCTGCTGCGCTTGCGCCTGCGGGCCGAGGCCGTGCGCCCGCACTCGGCGCTGCTGGCGGTGCGCGTGGAGCCGGGTGGCGGGGCGGCTGAGGAGGCGGCGCCGCCCTGGGCTCTGGGCCTGGGGGCGGCCGGGCTGCTGGCGCTGGCAGCGCTGGCGCGAGGCCTGCAGCTGAGCGCGCTGGCGCTGGCGCCTGCCGAGGTGCAGGTGCTGCGCGAGAGCGGCTCGGAGGCGGAGCGTGCGGCGGCGCGGCGTTTGGAGCCCGCGCGGCGCTGGGCCGGCTGCGCCTTGGGCgcgctgctgctgctggccaGCCTGGCGCAGGCGGCGCTGGCGGTGCTGCTGTACCGCGCGGCCGGCCAGCGTGCGGTGCCCGCCGTGTTGGGCAGCGCGGGGCTCGTGTTCCTGGTGGGAGAGGTGGTGCCGGCCGCCGTGAGCGGGCGCTGGACGCTGGCGCTGGCGCCGCGAGCGCTCGGCCTCAGCCGCCTGGCCGTCCTGCTCACTCTGCCCGTCGCGCTGCCCGTGGGGCAGCTGCTGGAGCTGGCGGCGCGGCCCGGGCGGCTGCGGGAGCGGGTGCTGGAGCTGGCGCGCGGCGGCGGCGACCCCTACAGCGATCTCAGCAAGGGCGTGCTGCGCTGCCGGACCGTGGAGGACGTGCTCACGCCCCTCGAAGACTGCTTCATGCTGGACGCCAGCACCGTGCTGGACTTCGGCGTCCTGGCCAGCATCATGCAGAGCGGCCACACGCGCATCCCGGTGTACGAGGAGGAGCGCTCCAACATCGTGGACATGCTCTACCTCAAGGACTTGGCCTTCGTGGATCCCGAAGACTGCACGCCGCTCAGCACCATCACTCGTTTCTACAACCATCCGCTCCACTTCGTCTTCAACGACACCAAGCTGGACGCTGTCCTGGAGGAATTCAAGCGAG GGAAGTCCCACCTGGCCATCGTGCAGAAGGTGAACAACGAGGGTGAAGGCGACCCCTTCTACGAGGTCCTGGGCCTGGTCACCCTGGAGGACGTGATCGAGGAGATCATCAGGTCCGAGATCCTGGACGAGTCTGAAGACTACC GAGACACCGTGGTGAAGAGGAAGCCTGCTTCTCTGATGGCCCCTCTGAAGCGGAAGGAGGAGTTCTCCTTGTTCAAGGTGTCTGATGATGAATATAAAGTAACAATCTCGCCTCAGCTGCTCTTGGCCACCCAGCGCTTCCTGTCCCGAG AAGTGGATGTATTCAGCCCGCTGCGCATCTCTGAGAAGGTCCTGCTGCACCTGTTGAAGCATCCCAGTGTCAACCAGGAAGTGAGGTTTGACGAGAGCAACCGGCTGGCCACACACCACTACCTGTACCAGCGCAGCCAGCCGGTGGATTACTTCATTCTCATCCTGCAG GGCAGGGTTGAAGTGGAGATCGGGAAAGAGGGTCTGAAGTTTGAGAATGGGGCCTTCACGTACTATGGAGTGTCGGCCCTAACTGTGCCATCCTCGG ttcaccaGTCCCCGGTGTCCTCGCTCCAGCCCATCCGCCATGACCTGCAGCCCGACCCAGGTGACGGCACGCATTCATCTGCGTATTGTCCCGACTACACCGTGAGGGCGCTCTCTGATCTGCAGCTCATCAAG GTTACGCGACTGCAGTACCTCAATGCACTCCTGGCTACCCGAGCCCAGAACCTGCCACAGTCCCCTGAGAACACCGACCTGCAGGTTATTCCAGGCAGCCAGACCAGGCTCCTTGGTGAGAAGACCACCACAGCGGCAGGTGAGTGCCAAGTGGTACATCGTGCATGGTGTCTGGACCTGAGGGCCGTGagctcacacacacagacttgCACTCTCGCCGCCCCCCCACCctctgtcttttttctctcttttctccccatccttttcccttctttatatatatatatctatatataa
- the CNNM3 gene encoding metal transporter CNNM3 isoform 1 precursor (isoform 1 precursor is encoded by transcript variant 1), whose amino-acid sequence MAAAVAAAGRLGWLFAALCLGNAAGEAAPGPRVLGFCLEEDGAAGAGWVRGGAARDTPDATFLLRLFGPGFANSSWSWVAPEGAGCREEAASPAGEWRALLRLRLRAEAVRPHSALLAVRVEPGGGAAEEAAPPWALGLGAAGLLALAALARGLQLSALALAPAEVQVLRESGSEAERAAARRLEPARRWAGCALGALLLLASLAQAALAVLLYRAAGQRAVPAVLGSAGLVFLVGEVVPAAVSGRWTLALAPRALGLSRLAVLLTLPVALPVGQLLELAARPGRLRERVLELARGGGDPYSDLSKGVLRCRTVEDVLTPLEDCFMLDASTVLDFGVLASIMQSGHTRIPVYEEERSNIVDMLYLKDLAFVDPEDCTPLSTITRFYNHPLHFVFNDTKLDAVLEEFKRGKSHLAIVQKVNNEGEGDPFYEVLGLVTLEDVIEEIIRSEILDESEDYRDTVVKRKPASLMAPLKRKEEFSLFKVSDDEYKVTISPQLLLATQRFLSREVDVFSPLRISEKVLLHLLKHPSVNQEVRFDESNRLATHHYLYQRSQPVDYFILILQGRVEVEIGKEGLKFENGAFTYYGVSALTVPSSVHQSPVSSLQPIRHDLQPDPGDGTHSSAYCPDYTVRALSDLQLIKVTRLQYLNALLATRAQNLPQSPENTDLQVIPGSQTRLLGEKTTTAAGSSHSRPGVPVEGSPGRNPGV is encoded by the exons ATGGCGGCGGCGGTAGCTGCGGCGGGTCGGTTAGGCTGGTTGTTCGCCGCGCTCTGCCTGGGCAACGCCGCGGGGGAGGCCGCGCCGGGCCCGCGAGTGCTGGGCTTCTGCCTGGAGGAGGATGGAGCGGCGGGCGCGGGTTGGGTACGCGGAGGGGCGGCGCGGGACACGCCGGACGCCACCTTCCTCCTGCGCCTCTTCGGCCCGGGCTTCGCCAACAGCTCTTGGTCCTGGGTGGCCCCGGAGGGGGCGGGCTGCCGGGAGGAGGCGGCCTCCCCCGCGGGCGAGTGGCGCGCGCTGCTGCGCTTGCGCCTGCGGGCCGAGGCCGTGCGCCCGCACTCGGCGCTGCTGGCGGTGCGCGTGGAGCCGGGTGGCGGGGCGGCTGAGGAGGCGGCGCCGCCCTGGGCTCTGGGCCTGGGGGCGGCCGGGCTGCTGGCGCTGGCAGCGCTGGCGCGAGGCCTGCAGCTGAGCGCGCTGGCGCTGGCGCCTGCCGAGGTGCAGGTGCTGCGCGAGAGCGGCTCGGAGGCGGAGCGTGCGGCGGCGCGGCGTTTGGAGCCCGCGCGGCGCTGGGCCGGCTGCGCCTTGGGCgcgctgctgctgctggccaGCCTGGCGCAGGCGGCGCTGGCGGTGCTGCTGTACCGCGCGGCCGGCCAGCGTGCGGTGCCCGCCGTGTTGGGCAGCGCGGGGCTCGTGTTCCTGGTGGGAGAGGTGGTGCCGGCCGCCGTGAGCGGGCGCTGGACGCTGGCGCTGGCGCCGCGAGCGCTCGGCCTCAGCCGCCTGGCCGTCCTGCTCACTCTGCCCGTCGCGCTGCCCGTGGGGCAGCTGCTGGAGCTGGCGGCGCGGCCCGGGCGGCTGCGGGAGCGGGTGCTGGAGCTGGCGCGCGGCGGCGGCGACCCCTACAGCGATCTCAGCAAGGGCGTGCTGCGCTGCCGGACCGTGGAGGACGTGCTCACGCCCCTCGAAGACTGCTTCATGCTGGACGCCAGCACCGTGCTGGACTTCGGCGTCCTGGCCAGCATCATGCAGAGCGGCCACACGCGCATCCCGGTGTACGAGGAGGAGCGCTCCAACATCGTGGACATGCTCTACCTCAAGGACTTGGCCTTCGTGGATCCCGAAGACTGCACGCCGCTCAGCACCATCACTCGTTTCTACAACCATCCGCTCCACTTCGTCTTCAACGACACCAAGCTGGACGCTGTCCTGGAGGAATTCAAGCGAG GGAAGTCCCACCTGGCCATCGTGCAGAAGGTGAACAACGAGGGTGAAGGCGACCCCTTCTACGAGGTCCTGGGCCTGGTCACCCTGGAGGACGTGATCGAGGAGATCATCAGGTCCGAGATCCTGGACGAGTCTGAAGACTACC GAGACACCGTGGTGAAGAGGAAGCCTGCTTCTCTGATGGCCCCTCTGAAGCGGAAGGAGGAGTTCTCCTTGTTCAAGGTGTCTGATGATGAATATAAAGTAACAATCTCGCCTCAGCTGCTCTTGGCCACCCAGCGCTTCCTGTCCCGAG AAGTGGATGTATTCAGCCCGCTGCGCATCTCTGAGAAGGTCCTGCTGCACCTGTTGAAGCATCCCAGTGTCAACCAGGAAGTGAGGTTTGACGAGAGCAACCGGCTGGCCACACACCACTACCTGTACCAGCGCAGCCAGCCGGTGGATTACTTCATTCTCATCCTGCAG GGCAGGGTTGAAGTGGAGATCGGGAAAGAGGGTCTGAAGTTTGAGAATGGGGCCTTCACGTACTATGGAGTGTCGGCCCTAACTGTGCCATCCTCGG ttcaccaGTCCCCGGTGTCCTCGCTCCAGCCCATCCGCCATGACCTGCAGCCCGACCCAGGTGACGGCACGCATTCATCTGCGTATTGTCCCGACTACACCGTGAGGGCGCTCTCTGATCTGCAGCTCATCAAG GTTACGCGACTGCAGTACCTCAATGCACTCCTGGCTACCCGAGCCCAGAACCTGCCACAGTCCCCTGAGAACACCGACCTGCAGGTTATTCCAGGCAGCCAGACCAGGCTCCTTGGTGAGAAGACCACCACAGCGGCAG GGTCCAGCCACAGCAGGCCCGGCGTCCCGGTGGAAGGCAGCCCTGGGCGGAACCCAGGCGTTTAA
- the CNNM3 gene encoding metal transporter CNNM3 isoform X5, with amino-acid sequence MAAAVAAAGRLGWLFAALCLGNAAGEAAPGPRVLGFCLEEDGAAGAGWVRGGAARDTPDATFLLRLFGPGFANSSWSWVAPEGAGCREEAASPAGEWRALLRLRLRAEAVRPHSALLAVRVEPGGGAAEEAAPPWALGLGAAGLLALAALARGLQLSALALAPAEVQVLRESGSEAERAAARRLEPARRWAGCALGALLLLASLAQAALAVLLYRAAGQRAVPAVLGSAGLVFLVGEVVPAAVSGRWTLALAPRALGLSRLAVLLTLPVALPVGQLLELAARPGRLRERVLELARGGGDPYSDLSKGVLRCRTVEDVLTPLEDCFMLDASTVLDFGVLASIMQSGHTRIPVYEEERSNIVDMLYLKDLAFVDPEDCTPLSTITRFYNHPLHFVFNDTKLDAVLEEFKRGKSHLAIVQKVNNEGEGDPFYEVLGLVTLEDVIEEIIRSEILDESEDYQVDVFSPLRISEKVLLHLLKHPSVNQEVRFDESNRLATHHYLYQRSQPVDYFILILQGRVEVEIGKEGLKFENGAFTYYGVSALTVPSSVHQSPVSSLQPIRHDLQPDPGDGTHSSAYCPDYTVRALSDLQLIKVTRLQYLNALLATRAQNLPQSPENTDLQVIPGSQTRLLGEKTTTAAGECQVVHRAWCLDLRAVSSHTQTCTLAAPPPSVFFLSFLPILFPSLYIYIYI; translated from the exons ATGGCGGCGGCGGTAGCTGCGGCGGGTCGGTTAGGCTGGTTGTTCGCCGCGCTCTGCCTGGGCAACGCCGCGGGGGAGGCCGCGCCGGGCCCGCGAGTGCTGGGCTTCTGCCTGGAGGAGGATGGAGCGGCGGGCGCGGGTTGGGTACGCGGAGGGGCGGCGCGGGACACGCCGGACGCCACCTTCCTCCTGCGCCTCTTCGGCCCGGGCTTCGCCAACAGCTCTTGGTCCTGGGTGGCCCCGGAGGGGGCGGGCTGCCGGGAGGAGGCGGCCTCCCCCGCGGGCGAGTGGCGCGCGCTGCTGCGCTTGCGCCTGCGGGCCGAGGCCGTGCGCCCGCACTCGGCGCTGCTGGCGGTGCGCGTGGAGCCGGGTGGCGGGGCGGCTGAGGAGGCGGCGCCGCCCTGGGCTCTGGGCCTGGGGGCGGCCGGGCTGCTGGCGCTGGCAGCGCTGGCGCGAGGCCTGCAGCTGAGCGCGCTGGCGCTGGCGCCTGCCGAGGTGCAGGTGCTGCGCGAGAGCGGCTCGGAGGCGGAGCGTGCGGCGGCGCGGCGTTTGGAGCCCGCGCGGCGCTGGGCCGGCTGCGCCTTGGGCgcgctgctgctgctggccaGCCTGGCGCAGGCGGCGCTGGCGGTGCTGCTGTACCGCGCGGCCGGCCAGCGTGCGGTGCCCGCCGTGTTGGGCAGCGCGGGGCTCGTGTTCCTGGTGGGAGAGGTGGTGCCGGCCGCCGTGAGCGGGCGCTGGACGCTGGCGCTGGCGCCGCGAGCGCTCGGCCTCAGCCGCCTGGCCGTCCTGCTCACTCTGCCCGTCGCGCTGCCCGTGGGGCAGCTGCTGGAGCTGGCGGCGCGGCCCGGGCGGCTGCGGGAGCGGGTGCTGGAGCTGGCGCGCGGCGGCGGCGACCCCTACAGCGATCTCAGCAAGGGCGTGCTGCGCTGCCGGACCGTGGAGGACGTGCTCACGCCCCTCGAAGACTGCTTCATGCTGGACGCCAGCACCGTGCTGGACTTCGGCGTCCTGGCCAGCATCATGCAGAGCGGCCACACGCGCATCCCGGTGTACGAGGAGGAGCGCTCCAACATCGTGGACATGCTCTACCTCAAGGACTTGGCCTTCGTGGATCCCGAAGACTGCACGCCGCTCAGCACCATCACTCGTTTCTACAACCATCCGCTCCACTTCGTCTTCAACGACACCAAGCTGGACGCTGTCCTGGAGGAATTCAAGCGAG GGAAGTCCCACCTGGCCATCGTGCAGAAGGTGAACAACGAGGGTGAAGGCGACCCCTTCTACGAGGTCCTGGGCCTGGTCACCCTGGAGGACGTGATCGAGGAGATCATCAGGTCCGAGATCCTGGACGAGTCTGAAGACTACC AAGTGGATGTATTCAGCCCGCTGCGCATCTCTGAGAAGGTCCTGCTGCACCTGTTGAAGCATCCCAGTGTCAACCAGGAAGTGAGGTTTGACGAGAGCAACCGGCTGGCCACACACCACTACCTGTACCAGCGCAGCCAGCCGGTGGATTACTTCATTCTCATCCTGCAG GGCAGGGTTGAAGTGGAGATCGGGAAAGAGGGTCTGAAGTTTGAGAATGGGGCCTTCACGTACTATGGAGTGTCGGCCCTAACTGTGCCATCCTCGG ttcaccaGTCCCCGGTGTCCTCGCTCCAGCCCATCCGCCATGACCTGCAGCCCGACCCAGGTGACGGCACGCATTCATCTGCGTATTGTCCCGACTACACCGTGAGGGCGCTCTCTGATCTGCAGCTCATCAAG GTTACGCGACTGCAGTACCTCAATGCACTCCTGGCTACCCGAGCCCAGAACCTGCCACAGTCCCCTGAGAACACCGACCTGCAGGTTATTCCAGGCAGCCAGACCAGGCTCCTTGGTGAGAAGACCACCACAGCGGCAGGTGAGTGCCAAGTGGTACATCGTGCATGGTGTCTGGACCTGAGGGCCGTGagctcacacacacagacttgCACTCTCGCCGCCCCCCCACCctctgtcttttttctctcttttctccccatccttttcccttctttatatatatatatctatatataa